In a single window of the Nitrospira sp. MA-1 genome:
- a CDS encoding glycoside hydrolase family 15 protein: protein MPYQPIENYGLIGNMQTTALVGMNGSIDWFCYPYFDSPSVFCAILDDAKGGRFKVAPVPDGVKSKQYYWPDTNVLVTRFHTPAGVGRVIDFMPVGFRTTDCIRDGLIRRVQAIRKSMTFRLECRPAFNYGRDTHTLTITKDGARFQTSRLTLRLGSTIPLTQDGDMIITEFTLQEGEEVDFCLQEIESGHTQATSSCPETQAEELFKHTVDYWRRWLSQCTYTGRWREMVHRSALVLKLLTFQPTGAIVAAPTCSLPEEIGGVRNWDYRYTWIRDAAFTLYGLLRIGFTEEASAFMQWLEARCHELNPDGSLQLMYSIEGRHQLTEETLDHLEGYRGSRPVRVGNGAYNQLQLDIYGELMDSVYLYNKYGTPISYDLWKHLRRMINWVCDNWQRTDEGIWEVRGGQQHFVYSKLMCWVALDRGLRLAEKRSFPADRERWLKTRDNIYEEIMAKGWDSERQAFVQRYGSTSLDAANLVMPLVFFVSPTDPRMLKTLDAINRKPEQGGLVSNGLVYRYNLAEIQDGLDGEEGTFNLCTFWLVEAMTRAGQADRNRLEEARLVFEQMLGYANHLGLYAEETGHHGEALGNFPQAFTHLALISAAFNLDRALGK, encoded by the coding sequence ATGCCCTATCAGCCCATTGAAAACTACGGCCTGATCGGAAACATGCAGACGACCGCCCTGGTCGGCATGAACGGGTCCATCGATTGGTTCTGCTATCCGTATTTCGACTCTCCCAGCGTGTTCTGCGCCATTCTGGATGATGCCAAGGGTGGGCGGTTCAAGGTTGCTCCTGTTCCTGACGGAGTCAAATCCAAACAATATTATTGGCCCGATACCAATGTCCTCGTGACCCGGTTTCATACTCCGGCAGGAGTCGGGCGGGTGATCGATTTTATGCCGGTCGGGTTTCGCACCACTGACTGCATCCGGGACGGGTTGATCCGCCGGGTGCAAGCCATTAGAAAATCGATGACGTTTCGTCTCGAATGCCGTCCGGCATTCAACTATGGTCGAGATACCCATACGCTCACGATCACCAAAGATGGAGCTCGATTTCAAACCTCCCGCCTGACACTTCGACTGGGATCCACCATTCCACTGACGCAGGACGGCGACATGATCATTACCGAGTTCACCCTTCAAGAAGGGGAAGAAGTCGATTTTTGTCTGCAAGAGATCGAATCCGGTCATACCCAGGCCACCTCCTCCTGCCCGGAAACCCAAGCGGAAGAGTTATTTAAACACACGGTCGACTATTGGCGTCGTTGGCTATCCCAATGCACATACACCGGTCGCTGGCGGGAAATGGTCCACCGCTCGGCTTTAGTTCTTAAATTGTTAACGTTCCAGCCGACCGGGGCAATTGTCGCCGCTCCGACCTGCAGTCTTCCTGAAGAGATCGGCGGCGTTCGAAACTGGGATTACCGCTATACCTGGATCCGGGATGCCGCATTTACCTTATATGGCTTATTACGTATCGGTTTCACCGAAGAAGCCTCGGCCTTCATGCAGTGGCTGGAAGCCCGCTGTCATGAATTGAATCCTGACGGATCCTTACAACTGATGTACAGCATCGAGGGACGCCATCAACTCACCGAGGAAACATTGGATCATCTCGAGGGCTATCGGGGCTCACGCCCCGTCCGGGTGGGGAATGGTGCCTACAACCAACTCCAACTCGATATTTACGGGGAATTAATGGATTCGGTGTATCTTTATAATAAATACGGCACACCCATTTCCTACGATCTCTGGAAACATCTTCGGCGCATGATCAACTGGGTGTGCGACAACTGGCAACGCACGGACGAAGGCATATGGGAAGTCCGAGGGGGCCAGCAACATTTTGTCTATTCCAAATTGATGTGCTGGGTGGCCTTGGACCGTGGGCTGCGCCTGGCCGAAAAACGGTCCTTCCCGGCCGACCGCGAGCGATGGTTAAAGACCCGGGATAATATCTATGAAGAAATTATGGCCAAGGGATGGGATTCAGAACGACAAGCCTTTGTTCAGCGATATGGAAGCACTTCGTTGGATGCCGCGAATTTAGTGATGCCTCTCGTGTTTTTTGTGTCACCTACCGATCCCCGTATGCTCAAGACCCTGGATGCCATCAACCGGAAGCCGGAACAGGGTGGCCTGGTCTCCAACGGACTGGTCTACCGGTATAATTTAGCCGAAATTCAGGACGGGCTGGACGGAGAGGAAGGCACGTTCAATCTTTGTACGTTTTGGCTTGTAGAAGCCATGACGCGCGCTGGACAAGCGGATCGCAATCGCTTAGAAGAAGCCCGTCTTGTGTTTGAGCAAATGCTCGGTTATGCCAACCATCTGGGGCTTTATGCCGAAGAAACCGGCCATCACGGTGAGGCACTCGGCAATTTTCCGCAAGCCTTTACGCATCTCGCCCTCATCAGCGCCGCCTTCAATCTGGACCGGGCGCTAGGTAAGTAA
- a CDS encoding TonB-dependent receptor plug domain-containing protein, with protein MVALYPHTPHPAWWIQVFLLFSFLWVDSASGHDQEEVTVLEEVQVVGERPIAASSSRIILNEDILLQPQGRPADLLRLAPGLITLEHSGGAGKADQFLLRGFDADHGTDLALHVDGMPINMRSHAHGQGYGDINFIIPETIEEITVKKGPYHVEYGDFATAGAANYVTRETVPQTVVQSAGGNFNTQRHLFMTSPTHNRFRTLLAGEFYYTDGPYDFVNRNTRYNGLAKLTFDPSATSQLSVTLSQYYGRWNGSGQIPLRDVTSGGVDRFGSIDPSEGGKSLRSTGRLDYHYDLPGGGTVFANLWAQYYYLSLFSNFTFYLNDPVNGDGIEQTDRRWLTGSDIGYRQIFRLLDYEGTMTAGLQTRFDQIQVRLGTQQKRSSLAITQESDIFEASYSPYLKLDLQFLPWMRFVGGGRVDVFTYNVKDRCGADCSERPNGTASNAIASGKANLVFGPWYQTEFFLNVGTGFHSNDARDAVENPSTNSLTRAIGYEIGIRSRPWAWSEFLATFWLLDLGSELVFVGDEGTTEPRGKTRRLGTEFSSRITPLDWLTIRGDVTYTHAEFRKTGDAVPLAPQFTAFSSVTARFPIGLSGTLQMLTVESRAGTEDDNVKLEPFTIFDLVLRYKIPLAPPTGRLEAFFSIRNLTDTDWRQAQFYYESRLPGEPAGGVADIHFVPGTPRMFMGGLTWFFPT; from the coding sequence ATGGTTGCCCTATATCCCCACACACCTCATCCTGCCTGGTGGATACAGGTCTTCCTTCTCTTCAGTTTCTTGTGGGTGGATTCGGCATCAGGCCATGACCAGGAGGAGGTCACGGTTTTAGAGGAAGTGCAGGTCGTTGGAGAACGCCCTATCGCGGCATCCTCCAGCCGAATCATTCTGAATGAGGATATTCTGCTTCAGCCTCAAGGCCGGCCTGCCGATTTATTGCGGTTGGCTCCCGGTCTTATTACTTTGGAACATTCAGGCGGCGCCGGAAAGGCCGATCAGTTTCTCCTGCGCGGCTTTGACGCTGATCATGGCACAGACCTGGCCCTTCATGTGGATGGCATGCCGATCAACATGCGCAGCCATGCTCATGGTCAAGGATACGGGGACATCAATTTCATTATTCCGGAAACCATCGAAGAAATTACGGTAAAAAAAGGACCCTACCATGTGGAATATGGTGATTTTGCCACCGCCGGCGCTGCCAATTATGTCACCCGTGAGACAGTTCCCCAAACCGTGGTCCAATCCGCCGGAGGGAATTTTAATACCCAACGCCATCTGTTCATGACCTCTCCCACTCACAATAGATTCCGCACCCTTCTTGCGGGAGAATTTTATTACACCGACGGCCCCTATGATTTTGTCAATCGCAATACCCGATACAACGGACTGGCGAAACTAACGTTTGATCCCTCAGCCACATCGCAACTCAGTGTGACGCTTTCTCAATATTATGGACGATGGAACGGGTCAGGCCAGATTCCTTTGCGGGACGTGACGTCCGGAGGGGTAGACCGCTTTGGTTCCATTGATCCTTCAGAAGGCGGCAAATCGTTACGGAGCACCGGTCGATTGGATTACCATTACGATCTACCCGGCGGAGGGACAGTATTCGCCAATCTGTGGGCTCAATATTATTACCTGTCCCTGTTCAGCAACTTCACGTTTTATCTTAATGATCCAGTAAATGGTGACGGGATTGAACAGACCGACCGACGATGGTTGACCGGAAGTGATATCGGTTATCGGCAGATTTTTCGCCTGCTCGATTATGAAGGCACCATGACGGCAGGACTTCAGACACGCTTTGATCAAATCCAGGTGCGTTTGGGCACGCAACAGAAACGTTCGTCCCTGGCGATCACGCAGGAATCAGACATATTCGAGGCCTCCTATTCTCCCTATCTGAAATTGGACCTTCAATTCCTTCCCTGGATGCGATTTGTGGGAGGCGGTCGTGTTGATGTCTTCACGTATAATGTGAAAGATCGTTGCGGGGCGGATTGCTCAGAAAGACCAAACGGGACAGCCTCTAATGCCATCGCCAGTGGAAAAGCCAATCTCGTCTTTGGGCCCTGGTACCAGACGGAATTCTTCTTGAATGTTGGAACCGGTTTTCACAGCAATGATGCGCGCGATGCCGTGGAAAATCCATCGACTAACAGCTTAACCAGAGCTATTGGCTATGAAATCGGTATCAGGAGCCGCCCGTGGGCCTGGTCCGAATTTCTCGCCACATTTTGGCTGCTGGATCTGGGATCTGAATTGGTATTCGTGGGGGATGAAGGGACAACGGAACCGCGAGGAAAGACGCGTCGCCTGGGAACAGAATTCAGCTCTCGAATCACCCCTCTGGATTGGCTCACCATTCGAGGCGATGTTACGTATACGCATGCCGAGTTCCGAAAAACGGGGGATGCCGTCCCATTGGCGCCGCAGTTCACGGCGTTTTCATCCGTCACAGCCCGCTTTCCGATTGGACTATCGGGAACGTTGCAAATGTTGACCGTGGAAAGCCGTGCCGGCACGGAAGATGACAATGTGAAACTGGAACCATTTACGATTTTCGATCTGGTTCTTCGCTACAAAATCCCACTTGCGCCACCAACCGGACGCCTAGAGGCATTTTTTAGCATCCGCAATTTGACCGATACCGATTGGCGTCAGGCCCAGTTTTATTATGAGTCCCGTCTTCCGGGAGAACCCGCCGGAGGTGTTGCCGATATTCACTTTGTCCCCGGCACTCCACGGATGTTCATGGGTGGGCTGACGTGGTTTTTTCCGACATAA
- a CDS encoding PAS domain S-box protein, whose translation MSPHTRDTGLETLWEEIRRFMGVCPSFFRLASPEPIVARGLFDLAKFAYLESPLPSSFKEKLFTYLSRFCGVRYCVTRHAAFLLGRGNIAGDPTCPPLTPEEVITLLSEPFPEDEQLSDTLSALATMDAPLKDWPAHDSMVEQHLRIACAMIFLEPGHSTAWCTALRRLLGPSQFEWLLLFLAFVRTAHFWTEVHASYDAMIPMASEQSSPGDDAVLDQTPQLVFEEDIEILFREQQALVEPLLQKMQDATRFELGSQLHAELQELRTTHRLAQALKKSEALLRDLYENAPDMFFSVDAETERVVECNRTLLEKTGFSREEVIGRSVFERYTKDSLPNALKSFEHFRQFGVEHNAELQLRTREEKTIDVSLNTTAVRDASGRIISSRLIWRDISQQKSLEDQRRLIFEASPNGMLVVNQKGHILFANSRIEEWFGYPREELIGKPFEGLIPAQFRVHQAGARSGFVLIPYVESMEPDPEFRGRGKDGRTIPLTIRLDPMGKEDDETTLVTMTNITERQRDRETIRQSTIALHEQLSLNKTITDNTSTSLLMIDTAGRVTFANPSTEIVMGFKPEELIGRVLHEMVHHTRPNGFPFPIEECPLAGISLLRETLTNHEDVFIHKDGHFYPVRCNTRQIFKQGERIGNVIEVLDITDLKRAEKDRQLFTLELARQVNDRTEELVNSQKLLRELAAALNLTEQRERQRIATELHDYLSQLLVVCRLKLGQISPASGMDSESSDLVKETEEVLDQALTYTRTLVAELSPSVLFEFGLLAALQWLAGQMIHHGLKVEMTCEGIQDWKVPEEQAILLYQSVRELFLNVIKHADTDRATLTLRKEEGVLHISVRDEGKGFHPPKGTATQPFTDQAMKFGLFSIRERMITLGGTFEIESLPDHGTTARLIVPIALKLEKGPTLQQDTDGQNIDPTRVDQSLPEAGDLPKISTKNQIRILIVDDHVMVREGLRKMLESHEDLELVGEAGNGEEAIDLVERLKPALVIMDVNMPRLNGIEATSRIKAHHPDIIIIGLSVNAGGENQRAMLKAGAVALLPKEAAVADLYQMITTVMTSQP comes from the coding sequence GTGAGCCCTCATACCCGGGATACCGGCTTAGAAACTCTTTGGGAAGAAATCCGCCGATTCATGGGAGTCTGTCCGTCCTTTTTCCGGTTGGCCAGCCCTGAGCCGATCGTCGCCCGGGGCCTTTTCGATCTGGCCAAATTCGCCTATTTGGAAAGCCCACTTCCCTCAAGCTTCAAGGAAAAGCTCTTCACCTATCTTTCCCGATTCTGCGGGGTCCGGTATTGCGTGACACGACATGCCGCATTTTTGTTGGGACGAGGGAACATCGCCGGCGACCCAACCTGTCCTCCTCTTACACCCGAAGAAGTCATCACCTTGCTCAGCGAGCCGTTTCCCGAGGACGAACAACTTTCCGATACCCTGTCCGCCCTTGCAACCATGGATGCTCCCCTAAAGGACTGGCCGGCTCACGATTCGATGGTAGAGCAACACCTGCGCATCGCCTGCGCGATGATTTTTCTGGAACCGGGACACTCCACCGCATGGTGCACTGCCCTTCGGCGACTTTTGGGACCTTCGCAATTCGAATGGCTTTTGCTTTTTCTCGCCTTTGTGCGGACCGCGCATTTTTGGACAGAAGTTCATGCATCGTATGATGCCATGATACCGATGGCGAGTGAACAGTCTTCCCCCGGGGATGATGCCGTCCTCGATCAGACTCCTCAACTGGTTTTCGAAGAGGACATAGAAATTCTCTTTCGGGAGCAGCAAGCACTGGTCGAACCTCTCCTACAGAAAATGCAGGACGCCACACGGTTCGAACTCGGATCACAGCTCCATGCCGAGTTGCAGGAATTACGCACCACTCACCGGCTCGCACAAGCTTTAAAAAAAAGTGAGGCTCTCCTTCGCGACTTATACGAGAATGCCCCGGATATGTTTTTTTCCGTTGATGCCGAGACAGAGCGCGTGGTTGAGTGCAATCGGACCCTTCTGGAAAAGACCGGGTTTTCCCGCGAAGAGGTCATCGGCAGATCCGTTTTCGAACGGTATACCAAGGACTCTCTCCCGAACGCCCTGAAATCCTTTGAACACTTCCGCCAATTTGGAGTCGAACACAATGCGGAATTGCAATTGCGGACTCGTGAAGAAAAGACGATTGATGTCAGCCTGAATACCACGGCCGTGCGTGATGCGTCTGGACGTATTATCTCCAGCCGCTTGATCTGGCGGGATATCAGCCAACAAAAATCCCTTGAAGACCAACGGCGTCTCATATTTGAAGCCTCCCCCAATGGCATGCTGGTGGTGAACCAGAAGGGACACATTCTTTTTGCCAATTCACGAATAGAGGAATGGTTCGGATATCCCCGCGAGGAGCTAATTGGAAAGCCATTTGAAGGTCTTATTCCCGCGCAATTTCGAGTCCACCAGGCCGGCGCGCGATCTGGCTTCGTCTTGATTCCTTACGTCGAATCCATGGAACCCGATCCTGAGTTTCGTGGGCGTGGTAAAGACGGAAGGACCATCCCACTCACAATCAGGCTCGATCCGATGGGGAAGGAAGACGATGAAACGACATTGGTGACGATGACGAATATTACCGAACGCCAACGGGACAGGGAAACCATTCGCCAGTCGACCATCGCGCTTCATGAACAATTGTCTCTCAACAAAACCATCACCGATAATACCTCGACCAGCCTGCTTATGATTGATACCGCCGGACGAGTGACCTTTGCCAATCCCTCCACGGAAATCGTGATGGGGTTCAAACCTGAAGAGCTGATTGGCCGGGTTTTGCATGAAATGGTCCACCATACCCGTCCAAATGGATTCCCATTTCCCATAGAAGAATGTCCCCTGGCCGGGATATCTCTCTTAAGAGAGACTCTGACCAATCATGAAGACGTATTCATCCATAAAGATGGCCATTTTTATCCTGTACGCTGCAACACCAGGCAGATTTTCAAGCAAGGGGAGCGGATAGGTAATGTCATCGAAGTTCTGGATATTACAGACCTGAAACGGGCCGAGAAGGACCGGCAACTTTTTACGCTGGAATTGGCGAGACAGGTCAATGATCGAACCGAGGAGCTCGTCAATTCTCAGAAACTGTTACGGGAATTAGCGGCCGCCCTCAATTTGACCGAACAACGGGAACGGCAACGTATTGCGACGGAACTTCATGATTACCTCAGCCAACTACTAGTGGTGTGCCGCTTGAAACTGGGCCAGATCAGCCCAGCCTCCGGCATGGACTCTGAAAGCTCCGATCTGGTCAAAGAAACCGAAGAGGTCCTCGATCAAGCCCTCACCTACACAAGAACGCTCGTCGCGGAATTAAGCCCTTCGGTCTTATTTGAATTTGGATTGCTGGCGGCCTTGCAATGGTTGGCCGGTCAAATGATCCATCATGGCCTGAAAGTAGAAATGACCTGCGAGGGCATTCAAGACTGGAAGGTCCCGGAGGAACAGGCGATTTTGTTGTATCAATCGGTCCGCGAACTGTTTCTCAACGTGATAAAACATGCCGACACGGACCGCGCCACACTCACACTTCGCAAAGAGGAGGGGGTGCTACATATTTCCGTCCGCGACGAGGGTAAGGGGTTTCATCCCCCCAAAGGAACTGCCACCCAGCCTTTCACGGACCAAGCGATGAAATTTGGCCTGTTCTCGATTCGCGAACGCATGATTACCCTTGGAGGAACATTCGAAATTGAATCACTGCCTGATCATGGAACCACGGCCCGCCTCATTGTACCCATCGCGTTAAAGTTGGAAAAGGGTCCTACACTACAACAGGATACGGACGGGCAGAACATCGATCCAACCAGGGTCGATCAATCGCTTCCGGAGGCAGGCGATCTCCCAAAGATCAGTACAAAAAACCAAATTCGCATTTTAATCGTCGATGACCATGTGATGGTGCGGGAGGGATTAAGGAAAATGTTGGAGAGCCATGAAGACCTGGAACTGGTGGGGGAAGCCGGGAACGGGGAAGAAGCCATCGATCTAGTTGAACGCCTGAAACCTGCCCTGGTGATCATGGATGTCAATATGCCACGACTGAATGGGATTGAGGCCACATCGCGCATAAAAGCGCATCATCCGGATATCATTATTATTGGATTATCTGTCAATGCCGGTGGAGAAAACCAACGAGCTATGCTCAAGGCCGGAGCGGTCGCCCTCTTGCCAAAAGAAGCTGCTGTCGCCGATCTCTATCAAATGATTACAACCGTCATGACGTCACAGCCATAG
- a CDS encoding ferritin-like domain-containing protein, producing the protein MKDQPFLTDVKTLRKRAREHIEKGAVTQGYAADRDTVIKLLNEALATEIVCVLRYKRHYYMASGIHAQSVAAEFLQHANEEQGHADQLAERIVQLGGEPNLSPDGMLMRSHSEYVEGTSLVDMIKEDLVAERVAIDSYREVINYLGTNDSTSRRMLEGILAVEEEHADDLVSLLEEMGS; encoded by the coding sequence ATGAAAGACCAACCATTTCTCACAGACGTGAAAACCTTACGCAAACGCGCAAGAGAACACATCGAAAAAGGAGCGGTGACCCAGGGTTATGCGGCCGACCGGGACACGGTCATTAAGCTACTCAATGAAGCCCTGGCAACTGAAATCGTCTGTGTCCTCAGATATAAGCGGCATTATTACATGGCATCGGGAATTCATGCTCAGAGTGTGGCGGCGGAGTTTCTTCAACATGCCAATGAAGAGCAGGGTCATGCGGACCAATTGGCGGAGCGGATAGTACAACTGGGTGGCGAACCGAATCTCTCTCCGGATGGCATGCTGATGCGTAGTCATTCCGAATATGTGGAGGGAACATCCCTGGTCGACATGATCAAGGAGGACCTGGTGGCAGAGCGTGTTGCCATTGATAGCTATCGGGAAGTGATCAATTATCTGGGCACAAACGATTCGACATCCCGCCGAATGCTGGAGGGCATTTTGGCTGTCGAGGAAGAGCATGCTGATGACCTCGTCTCGCTTCTGGAGGAAATGGGTTCCTAA
- a CDS encoding gluconokinase: MGVSGSGKTTIGQLLARDLGWSFYEGDNFHSQKNVAKMREGLPLNDEDRIPWLQALHNLVLDLITKAQRAVITCSALKQTYREWFTDGQPQMAIVYLRGNYTLIHRRLQSRTMHFLKADLLASQFEALEEPHDVPFVDVSQAPEVIVEQIKRMLPLHPA; this comes from the coding sequence ATGGGTGTCTCTGGTTCGGGAAAGACGACCATTGGTCAACTCCTGGCCAGAGATCTCGGATGGTCATTTTACGAAGGTGACAATTTCCATTCACAAAAGAATGTAGCTAAAATGCGTGAGGGGCTGCCTTTGAATGACGAAGATCGGATTCCCTGGCTCCAGGCTTTGCATAACCTTGTTCTTGACCTGATCACGAAGGCCCAGCGCGCCGTGATTACGTGTTCCGCTTTAAAGCAGACTTACCGCGAGTGGTTTACCGATGGCCAGCCCCAGATGGCAATAGTGTATTTGCGAGGCAATTACACACTTATCCATCGACGGCTGCAATCCCGAACAATGCACTTTTTGAAAGCCGACCTGTTAGCCAGTCAGTTCGAAGCGCTCGAAGAGCCTCACGACGTCCCATTCGTTGATGTTTCTCAAGCACCTGAAGTGATTGTGGAGCAAATTAAAAGAATGCTGCCCTTACATCCGGCATGA
- a CDS encoding DUF3800 domain-containing protein, translating to MNDCIHIYCDESCHLEGDRQKAMALGATWCPASYRAALSRKIKAIQKRFGLSPVFEIKWTKVSPGRLDFYLALVDLFFDEPLLRFRAVVVPDKSLLDHHRFNQSHDDFYYKMWYLLLTHLVDDKHLFRVFLDIKDTHGQEKVRKLHEVLCDSHYDFDRQKISDIEQVHSHDVPLLQIADLLTGALAHLHRDIHGSPAKQAIIDQIRKRSGHNLLFSTPPRVEKFNVLVWRPKDNA from the coding sequence GTGAATGATTGTATCCATATTTATTGTGACGAATCGTGTCATTTGGAAGGTGATCGCCAAAAAGCCATGGCGCTTGGAGCCACTTGGTGTCCAGCTTCTTATCGAGCTGCACTCAGCCGAAAAATAAAGGCTATACAAAAACGATTTGGCCTCTCGCCAGTCTTTGAGATTAAATGGACGAAGGTCTCGCCTGGTCGTCTTGATTTTTATTTGGCTTTGGTTGATCTATTTTTCGATGAACCGCTACTTCGATTCCGAGCCGTCGTGGTGCCGGACAAGTCATTATTGGATCATCATCGCTTCAATCAGTCTCATGACGATTTTTACTATAAGATGTGGTACCTACTCTTGACGCATTTAGTGGATGACAAACATTTGTTTCGTGTTTTTCTCGATATTAAAGACACTCACGGGCAGGAGAAAGTTCGCAAACTACATGAAGTACTCTGCGATTCACACTATGATTTTGATAGGCAAAAAATTTCAGACATCGAGCAGGTACACTCACACGATGTACCATTGTTGCAGATAGCGGATTTGCTGACTGGTGCCCTTGCACATTTGCATCGAGACATCCATGGTTCCCCGGCAAAACAAGCAATTATTGATCAAATACGCAAAAGAAGTGGACATAATCTCTTGTTCTCTACCCCACCTCGTGTTGAAAAGTTTAATGTTCTCGTTTGGCGCCCAAAGGATAATGCATGA
- a CDS encoding pyridoxamine 5'-phosphate oxidase family protein: MNDEQPAKVCASLIEGMQSLQLSTVGVDGIPHCSYTPYLHRAPDSFYIFVSQLAAHTRHLLANGTVAIMIIADEQSTSQIFARTRVNYVCDAKHIPPNSPDYESVLDDYEQRHGKMAGLLRQLPDFVLFHLHKKSGQFVMGFGKAYTLSGEDLSVFDHARTG; this comes from the coding sequence ATGAACGATGAGCAGCCGGCTAAGGTCTGCGCCAGTCTCATAGAGGGTATGCAGAGTCTCCAGCTTTCCACCGTCGGGGTCGACGGCATTCCCCACTGCAGCTATACGCCCTACTTGCACCGGGCTCCGGACAGTTTTTACATTTTTGTCAGTCAACTCGCCGCGCATACCCGTCATCTGCTGGCAAACGGGACTGTCGCGATCATGATCATCGCCGATGAACAGTCGACGTCACAGATTTTCGCCCGGACGAGGGTGAATTACGTGTGTGATGCCAAACATATCCCACCCAACAGTCCCGATTACGAGTCGGTGCTGGACGACTATGAGCAACGGCATGGCAAGATGGCAGGCCTGTTACGGCAGTTGCCGGACTTTGTCCTATTTCACCTGCACAAGAAGAGTGGACAGTTTGTGATGGGATTTGGAAAAGCGTACACCCTGTCTGGAGAAGACTTGTCGGTCTTCGACCATGCCCGTACTGGATAG
- a CDS encoding hydrogenase maturation protease — protein sequence MHVIIGCGNLYRKDDGIGVVVAQRLQSYYSKHPQSDLQIVEAGTNGIDVLLQAHGASKLTIIDACSSGSEPGTVFQISDPDLINQPSPSFNPHNFRWDHAVQTGRIIFQDEFPQDITVFLIEVFDTTFGENLSQPVAASVDNVCVRIRSLTH from the coding sequence ATGCATGTGATCATTGGATGCGGAAACCTCTATCGAAAGGATGATGGAATAGGAGTCGTTGTGGCTCAACGGCTTCAGTCATATTATTCCAAACATCCCCAATCCGATCTTCAGATTGTTGAGGCAGGTACCAATGGGATCGATGTGCTCCTTCAGGCCCATGGCGCCAGTAAGCTGACCATTATCGATGCCTGCTCCAGCGGATCAGAACCGGGAACCGTCTTTCAGATCTCAGACCCTGACCTGATCAACCAGCCTTCTCCAAGTTTCAACCCACATAATTTTCGTTGGGATCACGCCGTCCAGACCGGCCGTATCATCTTTCAAGATGAGTTTCCTCAAGATATCACCGTCTTTCTCATTGAAGTCTTCGATACCACCTTTGGAGAAAATCTGAGCCAGCCTGTCGCCGCTTCCGTTGACAATGTTTGCGTCAGGATCAGATCTCTCACTCATTAG
- a CDS encoding inorganic diphosphatase: MDKLSKPQFFNPWHHASPGDKIPEFVNGIIEIPKGTRAKYELDKESGLLRLDRVLYSSVYYPANYGFIPQSYCEDKDPLDILIISQIDVVPMCIVPAKVIGVMRMLDNGEADDKIIAVAAGDPSVSHIKDISELPQHFISEMRHFFEEYKTLEHKAVVVEEFLEKKVAQNILNQSLHMYKDLF, from the coding sequence ATGGACAAATTATCCAAGCCCCAGTTTTTTAACCCCTGGCATCATGCCAGCCCAGGCGACAAGATTCCCGAATTTGTCAATGGAATTATTGAAATTCCAAAAGGCACCAGAGCAAAGTATGAATTAGACAAAGAGAGTGGCCTGCTAAGACTCGACAGGGTGTTATATTCTTCCGTCTATTACCCTGCCAATTACGGATTCATTCCGCAATCGTATTGTGAAGACAAAGACCCCCTGGATATTCTGATTATTTCACAAATTGATGTGGTTCCGATGTGTATTGTGCCGGCCAAAGTCATCGGGGTCATGCGCATGCTTGATAACGGAGAGGCCGATGACAAAATCATCGCGGTTGCGGCAGGCGATCCCAGTGTCAGTCACATTAAAGATATTTCAGAACTGCCACAGCACTTCATTTCCGAAATGCGCCATTTCTTTGAAGAGTACAAGACCCTTGAACACAAAGCGGTCGTGGTGGAGGAATTTTTAGAGAAAAAAGTCGCTCAAAATATTCTGAATCAAAGCCTGCACATGTATAAAGATTTGTTCTGA
- the nikR gene encoding nickel-responsive transcriptional regulator NikR produces MSQLVRFGVSLEEPLLAAFDQHITRKGYQNRSEAIRDLIRNQLVGEEWGGNKETVGTITLVYDHHQSDVLQQLTHHQHEYGKQIISNLHVHLDHDHCLEVIVVKGRSSALVDLANLLIKTKGVKHGQLTMTTTGKAVK; encoded by the coding sequence ATGAGTCAACTCGTCCGTTTTGGGGTTTCTCTTGAAGAACCACTCCTTGCCGCATTTGATCAACACATCACTCGGAAAGGATACCAGAATCGCTCGGAGGCGATTCGAGACCTCATCCGCAATCAACTTGTCGGGGAAGAATGGGGCGGAAATAAGGAGACCGTCGGCACCATTACTCTCGTGTACGACCATCATCAATCAGATGTGCTGCAACAATTAACTCATCATCAGCACGAATACGGGAAGCAAATCATTTCGAATCTGCATGTGCATTTGGATCACGACCACTGTCTGGAAGTTATTGTGGTCAAAGGGCGAAGTTCGGCTCTCGTCGATTTAGCCAATCTGCTGATTAAAACCAAAGGGGTCAAGCATGGACAACTTACTATGACGACCACCGGAAAGGCCGTGAAATAG